A stretch of Rickettsia rickettsii DNA encodes these proteins:
- a CDS encoding acyl-CoA carboxylase subunit beta, which produces MNQSNIISPELLDERRNIARQGGGEARINAQHQKGKLTARERIEVLLDPNSFTETGMFVSHRCDNFGMQDKKFLGDGVVTGHGTINGRLVFIYSQDFTVLGGSLGEYHAKKICDIIDQAIETGAPVIGINDSGGARIQEGVDALAGYGELFQRNVLASGVIPQITLIMGPCAGGAVYSPALTDFIFMVKNSSYMFVTGPDVVKTVTGEEVSQEKLGGARMHTTKSGVADLAFNNDIEALLEIRKFFNFLPSSNRSPLPVRSTVDPADRVDMSLSTLIPNTPNKPYDMKELVERIVDEGEFFELQPDFAKNIIIGFGYMEGYPVGFVANQPLHLAGCLDINASRKAARFVRFCDAFNIPIVSLVDVPGFLPGTSQEHDGIIKHGAKLLYAYAEATVPKITVITRKAYGGAYIVMNSKHLRGDINYAWFNSEIAVMGAEGAAEIIFKEECKNPEAKKQKIDEYRKVVTSPFVAASRGYLDDIIRPQNTRWRICKALNFLRTKKVELPWKKHDNLPL; this is translated from the coding sequence ATGAATCAAAGTAATATAATCTCTCCTGAGTTACTGGATGAGAGAAGAAATATTGCAAGGCAAGGGGGCGGTGAAGCTAGGATCAACGCACAACATCAAAAAGGTAAGTTAACTGCACGAGAGCGCATAGAAGTATTATTAGATCCGAATAGCTTTACCGAAACAGGTATGTTTGTATCCCATAGATGCGATAATTTTGGGATGCAGGATAAAAAGTTTTTAGGTGACGGCGTTGTAACGGGACACGGTACGATAAACGGTAGGTTGGTATTTATTTATAGCCAAGATTTTACCGTACTCGGCGGTTCTCTCGGCGAATATCATGCTAAGAAAATCTGTGATATTATCGATCAAGCTATAGAAACCGGTGCTCCCGTAATCGGTATTAACGACTCAGGGGGAGCAAGAATTCAAGAAGGGGTTGATGCTCTGGCCGGATACGGTGAATTATTTCAGCGTAATGTTTTAGCGTCGGGTGTCATCCCTCAAATTACCCTAATTATGGGCCCTTGTGCAGGTGGTGCGGTATATTCTCCTGCCTTAACCGATTTTATATTTATGGTTAAGAATAGTTCTTATATGTTCGTAACTGGTCCCGATGTAGTAAAAACCGTTACGGGTGAAGAAGTAAGCCAAGAAAAGCTCGGCGGTGCTAGGATGCATACCACTAAAAGCGGCGTTGCCGATCTTGCATTTAACAATGATATAGAAGCATTGCTTGAAATTCGTAAATTCTTTAATTTCCTTCCGTCATCCAATCGTAGTCCTCTTCCTGTTCGTTCGACTGTTGATCCTGCCGATAGAGTTGATATGTCTCTTAGCACGTTAATACCTAACACTCCTAATAAGCCTTATGATATGAAAGAGCTTGTTGAGCGTATCGTTGATGAGGGAGAATTTTTTGAACTACAACCTGATTTTGCTAAGAATATAATTATTGGCTTTGGTTATATGGAAGGTTATCCGGTAGGATTTGTGGCTAATCAGCCTTTGCATTTAGCAGGATGTTTAGATATAAACGCGTCAAGAAAAGCAGCAAGATTTGTTAGATTTTGTGATGCTTTCAATATTCCTATAGTCAGTCTTGTTGATGTGCCTGGATTTCTGCCTGGTACATCCCAAGAGCATGACGGTATTATTAAACACGGGGCTAAACTGTTATACGCTTATGCGGAAGCTACAGTGCCGAAGATTACTGTAATTACCCGTAAGGCTTATGGAGGTGCTTATATAGTTATGAACTCCAAGCATCTTAGAGGCGATATAAACTATGCTTGGTTTAATTCGGAAATCGCTGTTATGGGGGCAGAGGGAGCAGCTGAGATAATATTTAAGGAAGAATGTAAAAATCCTGAAGCTAAAAAACAAAAAATCGATGAATATAGGAAAGTAGTAACTTCGCCTTTTGTTGCGGCATCTAGGGGATATTTGGATGATATTATAAGACCACAAAATACCAGATGGCGAATATGTAAGGCATTAAATTTCCTGCGTACTAAAAAAGTAGAACTGCCTTGGAAGAAGCATGATAATTTGCCGCTTTAG